Proteins from one Triticum aestivum cultivar Chinese Spring chromosome 7A, IWGSC CS RefSeq v2.1, whole genome shotgun sequence genomic window:
- the LOC123154182 gene encoding G-type lectin S-receptor-like serine/threonine-protein kinase At2g19130, translating to MPPFLVAFTVLLCLRTSTSSAVTDTILAGQALAVDDKLVSSNGRYALGFFQTRHTANWYLGIWFNRVPKFTSAWVANRDRPIQNTTSLELTISHHGNLVIFNRSAKSVIWSTQANITRNSSAARLLSSGNLILTDSSNPSEVLWQSFDHPTDTFFPGAKLGWDKVTGLNHRLVSWKNIIDPATGVYCEQLDPSGINQVFLVALNSSIHYWSTGVWNGQYFAAIPEMSAAHYISPKFVDNDREKYVTYDLVDEYMDPNMVTRHVVDVSGQIKAFIWMKGLEDWLMINTQPRAQCDVHAICGPYTICTDNEVPHCNCMVGFKITSPKDWELEHRLGGCSRNTQLDCISNKSTTHTTDKFYSVPCVKLPQDVPKVEAAASANQCAQVCLSDCSCTAYSFGNNGCFMWHSELLNIKALKCSGTTTSNGETLHLRLSAKDVLQSLRNNRRGIAIAVATGMGISALGLFALILLLLIWTNKVLSSGQIINESQVCTGIMAFRYNDLQRATKNFTDKLGGGSFGSVFKGLIKGSNAIAVKRLDGVYQGEKQFRAEVSSIGAVQHINLVKLVGFCCEGSKRLLVYEYMSNRSLDVHLFRSSSVLNWTARYQIGLGVARGLAYLHDSCRDCIIHCDIKPKNIFLDASLLPKIADFGMAKLLGRDYSRVLTTMRGTTGYLAPEWLTGVHITPKVDVFSYGMVLLEIVSGRRNSCDLYPSGGNPDVYFPVHAAHKLIEGDVGSLVDHKLHGTANLDEVEIACKVACWCLQDDELDRPTMGQVVQILEGLVEITMSPIPRLLQAMAGSSHSTCSFFVSGKRAALRT from the coding sequence ATGCCCCCCTTCCTAGTTGCCTTCACCGTCCTCTTGTGCCTACGCACCTCGACCAGTTCTGCCGTGACGGACACCATCTTGGCCGGCCAAGCGCTCGCCGTCGACGACAAGCTCGTCTCCAGCAATGGCAGGTACGCGCTCGGCTTCTTCCAGACCAGACACACTGCCAACTGGTACCTCGGCATATGGTTCAACAGAGTCCCCAAATTCACTTCAGCATGGGTTGCAAATAGGGATAGACCCATACAGAACACCACCTCACTAGAGCTCACAATCTCCCACCACGGCAACCTTGTCATCTTCAACCGGTCTGCCAAATCCGTAATCTGGTCTACACAAGCAAACATCACAAGAAATAGCTCTGCTGCTAGGCTGTTGAGCAGTGGAAATCTCATCCTGACAGACTCTTCAAACCCATCAGAGGTTCTGTGGCAGAGCTTTGATCACCCCACAGATACATTTTTTCCTGGGGCGAAACTTGGATGGGACAAGGTCACCGGCCTGAATCACCGTTTGGTTTCTTGGAAAAACATAATCGACCCAGCTACCGGTGTGTACTGTGAGCAGTTAGACCCCAGTGGAATTAACCAGGTATTTCTTGTAGCATTGAACTCATCCATACACTACTGGTCCACCGGTGTGTGGAACGGCCAATATTTCGCTGCAATTCCAGAGATGTCAGCCGCCCACTATATTAGTCCAAAATTTGTCGACAATGACCGTGAGAAGTACGTGACATATGATTTAGTAGATGAATACATGGATCCAAATATGGTTACTCGTCATGTAGTTGACGTCTCAGGTCAAATAAAGGCATTCATTTGGATGAAGGGCTTAGAGGATTGGCTAATGATCAATACCCAACCAAGAGCTCAGTGTGATGTCCATGCAATTTGTGGTCCTTACACAATTTGCACTGATAATGAAGTGCCACACTGCAATTGTATGGTGGGCTTCAAGATAACATCCCCTAAGGATTGGGAGCTAGAACATCGGTTGGGTGGGTGCTCGAGAAATACTCAGTTAGACTGCATAAGCAACAAAAGCACAACACACACCACAGACAAGTTCTATTCTGTGCCATGTGTTAAACTGCCCCAGGATGTCCCAAAAGTAGAAGCTGCTGCAAGCGCGAATCAGTGTGCACAAGTTTGCCTCAGTGATTGCTCTTGCACAGCATACTCCTTTGGCAACAATGGATGTTTCATGTGGCATAGTGAATTGCTCAACATAAAAGCACTAAAATGCAGTGGCACTACTACTTCAAATGGAGAAACTCTTCACCTTCGTCTTTCTGCTAAAGATGTACTACAAAGtttgagaaacaacagaagaggGATTGCTATTGCAGTTGCAACTGGTATGGGTATTTCTGCTCTAGGCTTATTTGCACTTATCCTCTTACTGTTGATTTGGACAAACAAAGTGTTGAGCTCTGGTCAAATAATCAATGAATCTCAGGTTTGTACTGGAATCATGGCATTTAGATACAATGATTTACAACGGGCAACAAAAAATTTCACAGATAAGTTGGGGGGAGGCAGTTTTGGTTCTGTATTCAAGGGGCTTATAAAGGGCTCCAATGCCATAGCAGTGAAGAGGCTTGATGGTGTTTATCAAGGAGAGAAGCAATTCAGAGCTGAAGTGAGCTCAATTGGAGCTGTCCAGCACATAAATTTAGTTAAGCTTGTTGGTTTCTGTTGTGAGGGCTCCAAGAGGTTGCTTGTTTATGAATACATGTCAAATCGCTCTCTTGATGTCCATCTATTTCGAAGCAGTTCAGTTTTGAATTGGACTGCTAGGTATCAGATAGGCCTAGGAGTTGCAAGAGGATTAGCCTACTTGCATGACAGCTGCCGAGACTGCATCATACACTGTGATATCAAGCCAAAAAACATATTTCTTGATGCTTCACTCCTTCCAAAAATTGCAGACTTCGGGATGGCAAAACTCTTAGGAAGGGATTATAGCCGAGTATTGACAACAATGAGAGGAACTACAGGGTACCTTGCGCCTGAATGGCTTACGGGTGTTCACATTACACCAAAAGTCGATGTTTTTAGCTACGGGATGGTGTTGCTGGAAATAGTATCCGGAAGGAGGAACTCATGTGATTTATATCCTAGTGGTGGCAACCCTGATGTTTATTTTCCTGTGCATGCCGCACATAAGCTTATTGAAGGAGACGTTGGGAGTTTGGTAGATCACAAGCTACATGGTACTGCCAATCTGGATGAGGTTGAAATTGCTTGCAAGGTTGCATGTTGGTGCCTCCAAGACGATGAGCTTGATCGGCCAACAATGGGACAGGTGGTTCAGATTCTCGAAGGGCTAGTTGAGATCACAATGTCTCCGATACCAAGACTGCTCCAAGCTATGGCTGGAAGCTCACATTCAACATGTTCGTTTTTTGTTTCAGGAAAACGAGCTGCATTGCGCACCTAG